The Haladaptatus cibarius D43 genome window below encodes:
- a CDS encoding class I SAM-dependent methyltransferase encodes MREFSADYLERTREGMWESREALSDLELDTRKRVLDVGCGTGELSRVLAEETAGEVVGTDADPRLLAVAGEHVPVVAGDAHRLPFPDDSFDLVVCQALLINLPDPERAVREFARISSDLVAAIEPDNSAVSVESTVSVEGNLSRRAREAYVDGVDTNVALGGDGTRNAFSNVGVSDVSTLKHHHSKTVAPPYSARDLEAAKKKATANALDERRETLTSSLTADEYERLRVEWREMGRSAIEQMQADEYRRAEVVPFYVTTGRV; translated from the coding sequence ATGCGAGAGTTCTCCGCCGACTATCTGGAACGAACGCGAGAGGGGATGTGGGAGTCCCGCGAGGCGCTTTCCGACCTCGAACTCGACACCCGAAAACGCGTGCTCGATGTCGGCTGCGGAACGGGCGAACTCTCCCGCGTTCTGGCCGAAGAAACGGCAGGCGAAGTTGTCGGGACGGACGCAGACCCGCGGTTGCTGGCGGTCGCAGGGGAACACGTTCCGGTCGTTGCGGGCGATGCCCACCGACTGCCGTTTCCGGACGACAGTTTCGACCTCGTGGTCTGTCAAGCGTTACTCATCAATCTCCCCGACCCGGAACGTGCAGTTCGGGAGTTTGCCCGCATTTCGTCCGACCTCGTGGCCGCAATCGAACCGGACAATTCGGCCGTCTCGGTCGAATCGACCGTTTCCGTGGAGGGAAACCTGTCCCGCCGCGCCCGCGAAGCATACGTAGACGGCGTCGATACGAACGTCGCACTCGGCGGAGACGGAACGCGAAACGCGTTTTCGAACGTCGGTGTTTCCGACGTTTCGACCCTGAAACATCACCACTCGAAGACGGTCGCGCCGCCCTACTCGGCGCGCGACCTCGAAGCCGCGAAAAAGAAAGCGACCGCGAACGCGCTGGATGAGCGACGGGAAACCCTGACTAGTTCGCTCACGGCAGACGAGTACGAACGACTACGCGTCGAGTGGCGGGAAATGGGTCGGTCGGCCATCGAGCAGATGCAAGCAGACGAATATCGGCGGGCAGAGGTCGTTCCGTTTTACGTCACGACCGGGCGAGTGTAA
- a CDS encoding DUF7095 family protein produces MERSAAIQRVEELVETVENDTMPVPVREIWVYGDVALGLDPIDRLDVYVTKDILLRGDDADREGDFVDTHSVKGIGKTVRAEWADDHPDLIRANDNGYAAPEKCLAVHLLPENEPVHLEVCNSSFEDNVTQRLRGAMARDAYEQILDPRGVCLWVDGQRSTEAFRKLRESEFAFPTLPAALEMLGMDEEKTDSAADAVESYRRRQDGTTVRGDVV; encoded by the coding sequence ATGGAGCGAAGCGCGGCAATCCAGCGCGTCGAGGAACTCGTCGAGACGGTCGAGAACGACACCATGCCAGTCCCCGTCCGCGAAATTTGGGTGTACGGCGACGTGGCACTCGGTCTTGACCCTATCGACCGACTCGACGTGTACGTAACGAAGGACATCCTGCTCCGAGGTGACGACGCCGACCGCGAAGGCGACTTTGTGGACACCCACAGCGTGAAGGGTATCGGGAAGACAGTTCGCGCGGAGTGGGCAGACGACCATCCCGACCTGATTCGGGCGAACGACAACGGCTATGCGGCACCCGAAAAATGTCTGGCGGTGCACCTCTTGCCAGAAAACGAACCGGTTCACCTCGAAGTCTGCAATTCGAGTTTCGAGGATAATGTCACCCAACGTTTGCGAGGTGCGATGGCCCGCGATGCCTACGAACAGATTCTCGACCCCAGAGGCGTCTGTCTGTGGGTTGATGGCCAGCGAAGCACGGAAGCGTTCCGAAAACTGCGCGAAAGCGAGTTCGCGTTTCCGACGCTCCCGGCCGCGTTGGAGATGCTCGGAATGGACGAAGAGAAGACGGACTCGGCCGCGGACGCAGTCGAATCCTATCGACGGCGACAGGATGGTACGACGGTTCGCGGCGACGTGGTGTAA
- a CDS encoding aminopeptidase translates to MDPRIREHAEVIVDHSVKIKKEDSVRVAAPPVAEDLAVAIYEKLGECGAKPSLAMRSSRANRAYDLACDTDDFELPEHSLAEMQETDAVIIVKGSKNTAEMSDVPGEKATAYTTAMAPIQKERLGKRWVGTQFPAPGEAQLAEMSTEEYEKFVYGAVNKDWDEQREFQHNMVEILDPADEVRIVSGGTTDIRMSVEGMKTVNDYGEKNLPGGEVFTAPVPDSVDGEVLFDKPLIRQGREIEGAWLKFEDGEVVEHSAEKNEEVLTGVLDTDEGARRLGELGIGMNRDIDRFTYNMLFDEKMGDTIHLAIGKAIGQTVPEGQPYNESATHLDMIVDMSEDSFIEVDGEIVQRNGTFRFEDKFEG, encoded by the coding sequence ATGGACCCACGAATCCGTGAACATGCAGAGGTAATCGTTGACCACTCGGTGAAAATCAAAAAGGAAGATTCCGTCCGAGTCGCCGCCCCACCCGTGGCTGAAGACCTCGCCGTCGCTATCTATGAAAAACTCGGGGAGTGCGGTGCAAAACCCTCCCTTGCGATGCGGAGTTCACGGGCCAATCGGGCATATGACTTGGCGTGCGACACGGACGATTTCGAACTGCCCGAACATTCGCTCGCGGAGATGCAAGAAACGGATGCCGTCATTATCGTTAAGGGGTCGAAAAACACGGCAGAGATGAGCGACGTTCCGGGAGAAAAGGCCACGGCCTACACGACCGCAATGGCACCGATTCAAAAAGAACGGTTAGGCAAGCGATGGGTCGGGACGCAGTTCCCCGCGCCCGGCGAAGCACAACTGGCCGAAATGAGCACCGAAGAGTACGAGAAATTCGTTTACGGTGCGGTAAACAAAGATTGGGACGAACAGCGCGAGTTCCAACACAATATGGTCGAAATACTCGACCCTGCGGACGAGGTTCGTATCGTCTCCGGAGGCACCACCGACATCCGAATGAGCGTCGAAGGGATGAAGACGGTCAACGACTACGGTGAGAAAAACCTCCCGGGCGGAGAGGTGTTCACCGCACCAGTACCGGATTCCGTAGACGGCGAAGTACTGTTCGACAAACCGCTCATTCGTCAGGGGCGAGAAATCGAAGGCGCATGGCTGAAATTCGAAGACGGCGAAGTAGTCGAACACAGCGCCGAGAAGAACGAAGAAGTGCTCACGGGCGTTCTCGACACGGACGAGGGTGCGCGCCGACTCGGCGAACTGGGCATCGGAATGAACCGCGATATTGACCGATTTACGTACAATATGCTGTTCGACGAAAAGATGGGCGACACCATCCACCTTGCAATCGGAAAGGCCATCGGACAGACTGTTCCAGAGGGGCAACCGTACAACGAGAGTGCAACGCACCTCGACATGATTGTCGATATGAGTGAGGATTCGTTCATCGAAGTTGACGGCGAAATCGTCCAACGAAACGGGACGTTTCGCTTCGAAGATAAATTCGAGGGATGA